A section of the Humulus lupulus chromosome 2, drHumLupu1.1, whole genome shotgun sequence genome encodes:
- the LOC133814846 gene encoding uncharacterized mitochondrial protein AtMg00810-like: MDINAFLYGDLLETMYMELPKGYTLSGPLPPNPVYKLNKSLYGLKQASRQWFSKLSSTLIQDGFHQSHFDNSLFIKNNSSVIIALLVYADDIVTASNDEFSIHSFKIKLDSRFKLKDLGPLRFFLGLEIGRSQNGISISQRPFTLQLLTNTGYLGAKAVSTPMEANKKLSMEDGDLLSDPTSYRILIGKLIYLTITRPDISHSVIKLSQYLSTPCVPHLNTANRILQYLKDTRGQGLFLHSQSDIHVKAFADADWDSCVDTRKSIFKYCVFLGRNLVSWKSKKQPTISRSSAEAEYHAMANATCEITRILVILKDFGTTPDNNAAIHISENHVFQEHTKHVDIECHILREKVQECLFKMIHVTSSNNLVDVLTSSQLLSQS, translated from the coding sequence ATGGACATCAACGCATTTTTATATGGAGATCTCCTTGAGACCATGTACATGGAACTTCCCAAAGGTTACACTTTATCTGGTCCACTTCCACCAAATCCAGTTTACAAACTTAACAAGAGTTTATATGGACTAAAGCAAGCTTCCAGACAATGGTTCTCCAAACTCAGCTCCACTTTAATCCAAGATGGCTTTCATCAATCCCACTTCGACAATTCTCTCTTCATCAAAAATAATTCAAGTGTCATCATAGCCTTACTTGTTTATGCTGATGATATAGTGACTGCAAGCAATGATGAATTTTCCATTCATTCTTTTAAAATCAAACTTGATTCTAGATTCAAACTTAAGGACCTTGGTCCTCTTAGATTTTTTCTTGGTTTAGAAATTGGTAGATCTCAAAATGGCATTTCAATTTCACAACGACCTTTCACTCTTCAACTTTTGACTAACACGGGTTACCTTGGTGCAAAGGCTGTTTCTACTCCAATGGAAGCTAACAAGAAACTAAGCATGGAAGATGGTGATCTACTTAGTGACCCTACTTCCTATAGAATCCTTATTGGTAAACTAATCTATCTAACGATTACAAGACCAGACATCTCACACTCTGTCATCAAACTCAGTCAATATTTATCTACTCCATGCGTTCCTCATCTCAACACTGCCAACCGAATATTACAATACCTAAAAGACACTCGTGGACAAGGATTATTTTTGCATTCACAATCTGATATTCATGTCAAAGCCTTTGCTGATGCAGATTGGGATTCTTGTGTTGACACAAGGAAGTCCATTTTCAAATATTGTGTTTTCCTTGGTCGAAATCTTGTGTCATGGAAGTCAAAAAAGCAACCTACTATCTCACGCTCCTCAGCTGAAGCAGAATACCATGCTATGGCCAATGCCACATGCGAAATCACACGGATTCTTGTTATACTCAAAGACTTTGGCACCACACCTGATAACAATGCAGCTATACATATTTCTGAGAACCATGTGTTCCAGGAACACACCAAACATGTAGATATTGAGTGTCACATCCTCAGAGAAAAAGTACAAGAATGTCTCTTCAAAATGATCCATGTTACCTCTTCTAACAATCTTGTTGATGTCCTCACCTCTTCCCAACTTCTTTCACAGAGTTAA